A region of Sulfurimonas sp. DNA encodes the following proteins:
- the thiC gene encoding phosphomethylpyrimidine synthase ThiC: MRTSWVKKRENDAVRTQMYYAKQGIITEEMEYVAKIEDLSPELIRSEIARGRMIIPANVNHTSLEPMAIGIASRCKINANIGSSAIASDVMGEVEKMQVSQHYNADTAMDLSTGGDLDEIRKAVIGASKIPIGTVPIYQILHDVGNKIEDLSIEVMLEVLERQAQQGVSYFTIHAGFLLQTMPKIAKRKMGIVSRGGSLMAAWMMHYHKENPFYTAYDEILDICAKYDVALSLGDSLRPGCLADASDDAQLGELKVLGELTLKAWEKNVQVMIEGPGHVPLNQVERNMKLQRELCHEAPFYILGPLVTDIAAGYDHISSAIGAAVGGWHGASMLCYVTPKEHLGLPNADDVREGIIAYKIAAHAADIARGRKGARDIDDAMSDARYGFDWEKQFELALDGERAREYHDETLPQDVFKEAEFCSMCGPKFCSYKISQDIMDNPEAIEKIAREAKEKESA, from the coding sequence ATGAGAACTTCTTGGGTTAAAAAAAGAGAAAATGATGCTGTAAGAACTCAAATGTACTATGCGAAACAAGGCATAATTACTGAAGAGATGGAGTATGTTGCAAAAATAGAAGATTTATCTCCAGAGCTTATAAGAAGTGAGATAGCTAGAGGTAGAATGATTATTCCTGCCAATGTTAACCACACTTCACTAGAGCCAATGGCAATCGGAATAGCATCAAGATGTAAAATTAATGCAAATATAGGTTCTTCTGCAATAGCATCTGATGTTATGGGTGAAGTTGAAAAAATGCAAGTATCTCAGCACTATAATGCTGATACGGCGATGGACCTGTCAACTGGTGGTGATTTAGATGAAATTCGTAAAGCAGTAATCGGGGCTTCAAAAATCCCTATTGGCACTGTTCCTATTTATCAAATTCTTCATGATGTAGGAAATAAAATAGAAGACTTAAGTATAGAAGTAATGCTTGAAGTTTTAGAGCGTCAAGCACAACAAGGTGTTTCTTATTTTACGATTCATGCAGGTTTTTTACTACAAACAATGCCAAAAATTGCTAAAAGAAAAATGGGAATAGTTTCTCGTGGAGGTTCTTTAATGGCTGCTTGGATGATGCACTATCATAAAGAAAACCCATTTTATACAGCTTATGATGAAATTTTAGATATTTGTGCAAAGTATGATGTTGCACTTTCTCTTGGCGATTCTCTTCGTCCAGGATGTTTAGCAGATGCAAGTGATGACGCACAGCTTGGAGAGTTAAAAGTTTTAGGTGAGCTGACTTTGAAAGCTTGGGAAAAAAATGTTCAAGTGATGATAGAAGGACCAGGACATGTTCCTCTTAATCAAGTTGAGCGAAATATGAAGCTTCAACGAGAACTTTGTCATGAGGCTCCTTTTTATATCTTAGGACCATTAGTTACTGATATCGCTGCTGGATATGACCATATAAGTTCTGCAATTGGTGCTGCTGTTGGTGGTTGGCATGGAGCAAGTATGCTTTGTTATGTAACGCCCAAAGAGCATCTAGGACTTCCAAATGCTGATGATGTTCGTGAAGGTATCATTGCATATAAAATCGCAGCTCATGCTGCTGATATTGCCCGCGGTCGTAAAGGTGCTAGAGATATTGATGATGCTATGAGTGATGCAAGATACGGTTTTGACTGGGAAAAACAGTTTGAGCTTGCACTTGATGGTGAGAGAGCTCGTGAGTACCACGATGAAACTCTTCCTCAAGATGTTTTTAAAGAAGCAGAATTTTGTTCTATGTGTGGACCAAAGTTTTGTTCGTATAAGATAAGTCAAGATATTATGGATAATCCAGAAGCAATAGAAAAAATAGCAAGAGAAGCTAAAGAAAAAGAGTCA
- a CDS encoding response regulator: MKILIIENEVYLAQSIATKLGELGHICDMCTSTRDAIKNNNYDVVLLSTNINGQDFNPVIETFKKSIIILMVSYISNDTVSKPLTTGAKDYILKPFMIEELIRKINHYQDYEKLKKRDAAYKKYLTHSFSSVTNKYDHSTIELPIFISSSFQKHSDAFAFEHAYEKDLPIHFITLSDQKALSELESLNQDAIIYVTDYQTLKKGERKNFCSLIANKKVIVSSIDKIENVEYKVLVIKSENNIFDQGDILSIEDYVKYIVLNYQYKFPDIELSKRLGISRKSLWEKRKKYDLIKKK; the protein is encoded by the coding sequence TTGAAAATACTAATTATAGAAAATGAGGTTTATTTAGCACAAAGCATAGCTACTAAACTGGGTGAACTAGGGCATATTTGTGATATGTGTACTTCAACAAGAGATGCTATTAAAAATAATAATTATGATGTAGTTTTACTTTCTACAAATATTAATGGACAAGATTTTAACCCTGTTATAGAAACATTTAAAAAGTCCATTATTATTTTAATGGTTTCATATATTTCTAATGATACAGTTTCAAAACCACTTACTACTGGTGCAAAAGACTATATTTTGAAGCCTTTTATGATTGAAGAACTTATAAGAAAGATAAACCATTATCAAGATTATGAAAAACTTAAAAAAAGAGATGCAGCTTATAAAAAATATTTAACTCACTCTTTTTCATCTGTAACAAATAAATATGACCACAGCACAATAGAACTTCCTATATTTATATCATCATCGTTTCAAAAACACTCAGATGCATTTGCGTTTGAACATGCCTATGAAAAAGATTTACCAATACACTTTATAACTTTAAGTGACCAAAAAGCTTTAAGTGAGTTAGAATCATTGAACCAAGATGCAATTATCTATGTAACTGATTATCAAACACTTAAAAAAGGTGAAAGAAAAAACTTTTGTTCACTTATTGCAAATAAAAAAGTTATAGTCTCAAGTATAGATAAGATAGAAAATGTAGAATATAAAGTTTTAGTAATCAAAAGTGAAAATAATATTTTTGATCAAGGAGATATTCTCTCGATTGAAGATTATGTTAAATATATAGTTTTAAACTATCAATACAAATTTCCAGATATTGAGCTATCAAAAAGATTAGGAATAAGCAGAAAAAGTCTATGGGAAAAACGAAAAAAATATGATCTCATTAAGAAAAAATAA
- a CDS encoding sulfate adenylyltransferase, producing the protein MISLRKNKTLLIDSEAASALELLDDGVLSPVTSLMNVKRSQKVLKTGLINGKTFPFPFILAPSGKTNEQVLKSLNTGDELTILFNKKPFATLIVEDVFKIDKSERIKQIYGTDDISHPGVLATLSRLGSFAVSGEYTLLNKLSNNNKEVIKNAQQRIDAKHTTAIVMAANPLHRAHERLIRQALENTDLLVIFLLRSYTESNLSYKIRKESLDYFISNFLTKNHVIVVPLENSYIFAGYNEIIIDAIVAKNYGCDRLTIGINHAGLGMFYDCNSNKSIIDRVVGIDIEISIASEYVYCDKCTTLVSKNICPHGQHHQISYHADSILELLELGILPPTMLMRKEISARILAHIFPNRFKNLEKLYYDILPVEGLLKEHTEADFYLELMKLYQTTSLT; encoded by the coding sequence ATGATCTCATTAAGAAAAAATAAAACTCTTCTAATAGATAGTGAAGCGGCATCTGCATTAGAGCTTTTGGATGATGGGGTACTTTCTCCTGTCACATCATTAATGAATGTAAAAAGAAGTCAAAAAGTTTTAAAAACTGGTCTAATCAATGGAAAAACTTTTCCATTTCCTTTCATTCTTGCTCCATCTGGAAAGACAAATGAACAAGTCCTAAAATCTTTAAATACTGGAGATGAGCTTACAATACTTTTTAACAAAAAACCATTTGCGACCTTAATTGTTGAAGATGTTTTTAAAATAGATAAAAGTGAAAGAATAAAACAAATATACGGTACAGATGACATAAGTCATCCTGGTGTTTTGGCTACTCTAAGCAGACTTGGTTCTTTCGCTGTTAGTGGAGAGTATACGCTTTTAAACAAACTATCAAATAACAATAAAGAAGTTATAAAAAATGCTCAGCAACGCATAGATGCTAAACACACAACCGCAATTGTTATGGCAGCAAATCCTCTTCACCGTGCTCATGAAAGACTAATCAGACAGGCACTTGAAAATACTGACCTTCTAGTTATATTTTTATTACGCTCATACACAGAATCTAACTTATCTTATAAAATACGAAAAGAATCTTTAGATTATTTTATAAGTAATTTTTTGACTAAAAATCATGTTATAGTTGTTCCACTGGAAAATAGTTATATTTTTGCAGGTTATAATGAAATCATCATAGATGCAATAGTTGCCAAAAATTATGGTTGTGATAGACTGACCATAGGAATAAATCACGCAGGACTTGGTATGTTTTATGATTGTAATTCAAATAAATCTATCATAGACAGAGTAGTAGGCATAGACATTGAGATAAGTATAGCAAGTGAATATGTTTATTGTGACAAGTGTACAACTCTTGTAAGTAAAAATATTTGTCCACATGGTCAACATCATCAAATATCTTATCATGCTGACTCAATCTTAGAGCTTTTAGAGTTAGGTATTTTACCGCCTACTATGCTTATGCGAAAAGAAATTTCAGCACGCATATTGGCTCATATATTTCCAAATAGATTTAAAAATCTTGAAAAATTATACTATGATATTTTACCTGTTGAAGGGCTTTTAAAAGAGCATACTGAAGCAGATTTTTATCTTGAACTTATGAAACTTTATCAGACAACATCTCTTACTTAG
- a CDS encoding bifunctional 2-C-methyl-D-erythritol 4-phosphate cytidylyltransferase/2-C-methyl-D-erythritol 2,4-cyclodiphosphate synthase — protein MSDLTLILLAAGSSSRFDCTSKKQWLRIGHKPLWQEVAQKCVETKLFDKIIITSAKEDIEFMKNYDSFTFVQGSSSRQKSLKNALIEVQSDFVLVSDIARACINEEFLKNILSKKGKADCIVPYLKVSDTIVYENKTIDREKVKRIQTPQLSRTSILKASLNTEEEFTDESTAIVAYGGSREFILGESKANKITFVKDLNLLSCLDKPSNDILSGTGFDVHAFDETTDMYLCGVKIDSDFGFKAHSDGDVAIHALIDALLGAAGMGDIGMMFPDSSDEFKDIDSKILLQKVVKKVYDFGFVIVNVDITIAAQTPKVGKYKLQMRKTIAKILGCDSSRVNIKATTTEKLGFIGRSEGVGVIANANLKYFDWTKI, from the coding sequence TTGAGTGATTTAACACTTATTTTATTAGCAGCTGGTAGTTCGAGTCGTTTTGACTGCACTTCTAAGAAACAATGGCTTCGAATAGGGCATAAACCTTTATGGCAAGAAGTTGCACAAAAGTGTGTAGAAACTAAACTTTTTGATAAAATAATTATAACTTCTGCTAAAGAAGATATAGAATTTATGAAAAATTATGATTCTTTCACATTTGTGCAAGGTTCATCAAGCAGACAAAAATCTTTAAAAAATGCTTTAATAGAAGTTCAGAGTGATTTTGTTTTAGTTAGTGATATCGCTAGAGCTTGTATTAATGAGGAGTTTTTAAAAAATATTCTCTCTAAAAAAGGTAAGGCTGACTGCATAGTCCCATACTTAAAAGTTAGCGATACCATAGTTTATGAAAATAAAACTATTGATAGAGAGAAGGTAAAGAGGATTCAAACACCTCAACTATCTCGTACCTCTATTTTAAAGGCTTCTTTAAATACTGAAGAAGAGTTTACAGATGAAAGCACTGCAATAGTCGCATATGGTGGTTCAAGAGAATTTATCTTAGGTGAGAGTAAAGCAAATAAAATAACTTTTGTGAAAGATTTAAATTTGCTCTCATGTTTAGATAAACCTTCAAATGATATCTTAAGTGGTACAGGTTTTGATGTTCATGCTTTTGATGAAACGACAGATATGTACCTTTGTGGTGTTAAAATCGACTCAGACTTTGGGTTTAAGGCTCACAGCGATGGTGATGTGGCTATTCATGCTCTTATTGACGCACTTTTAGGTGCGGCTGGTATGGGCGATATTGGAATGATGTTTCCAGACAGTAGTGATGAGTTTAAAGATATTGACTCCAAAATTCTACTCCAAAAAGTTGTTAAAAAAGTTTATGATTTTGGATTTGTTATAGTAAATGTAGATATAACTATAGCGGCACAAACACCAAAAGTTGGTAAGTACAAACTACAAATGAGAAAAACTATTGCCAAGATACTTGGTTGTGACAGTTCTCGTGTAAATATAAAAGCGACAACAACTGAAAAGCTTGGCTTTATTGGTCGAAGTGAAGGTGTTGGAGTTATTGCAAATGCAAATTTAAAATATTTTGATTGGACAAAAATTTGA
- a CDS encoding phosphatidylglycerophosphatase A: MNWFFITLGYSGLFPKAPGTVGTLVSLPLGMLILIYFDSQTLFLATTLLSIVAVKSINKYEELSGIHDDKRIVIDELAGMWFALSVAPALSVSMGEVSSLENGFLIQSILSFALFRYFDISKPSIIGRIDRETKGGIGVMGDDIIAGFAAGIVSSLIWQGTLLLNIF; the protein is encoded by the coding sequence ATGAATTGGTTTTTTATAACACTTGGATATAGCGGATTATTTCCAAAAGCTCCGGGGACAGTTGGAACACTTGTTTCATTGCCTCTTGGTATGCTAATACTCATCTATTTTGATTCACAAACACTTTTTTTAGCAACTACTCTACTTAGTATTGTTGCTGTAAAATCTATAAATAAATACGAGGAGCTTTCTGGCATCCATGATGACAAACGCATTGTTATAGATGAGTTAGCAGGAATGTGGTTCGCTCTTAGTGTTGCACCTGCCTTAAGTGTAAGTATGGGTGAAGTCAGTTCACTTGAAAATGGTTTCTTAATTCAGTCTATACTTTCTTTTGCACTATTTAGATACTTTGATATCTCAAAACCTTCTATCATCGGTAGAATCGACAGAGAAACAAAAGGTGGCATCGGTGTAATGGGTGACGATATAATAGCTGGTTTTGCAGCTGGAATTGTCAGTTCACTTATCTGGCAAGGCACTCTACTTTTAAACATTTTTTAG